CTCAAGCCCCAAATTAGACAAGCATCTGCCTTCTTTTATGACCGAAGAAGAGGTGAAGGGGTTAATTGAGTCAGCGTTTCCTAAGGATGAAAAAGACGAATTGAGCCTGCGTGACAGGGCTATTTTAGAGACGTTTTATTCTACGGGGATTAGGATCTCGGAGCTTGCCGGGCTTAACCAGCAGGATGTAGATTTTATCAGCGGGATTGTAAAAGTCCTTGGAAAAGGGAGAAAAGAACGTATTGTCCCGATAGGAGAAACGGCAATTATAACAATCAGGAAATATCTGGAAAAAAGAAAAAAGCAAACCGATACACTTTTTCTTAATAAAAACGGAAGCCGTCTTACAACACGCGGCTTAAGGGATATCGTACATAAATATATTTTACGCGCCGGTATAAAACAAGGAGTTTCGCCGCATACATTCAGGCATTCTTTCGCAACGCATCTATTAAACCGCGGTGCAGACTTGCGTACAGTGCAGGAGCTTTTGGGGCACGCCAATCTTTCCACGACCCAGATTTATACGCATCTTACTACGGAAAGATTGAAAAATGTTTATGATAAAGCTCATCCTCATGCTTAAATGGTTGAATTAACATAAGAATATTAAAATGTTTATTATCTACGATTTAATTTCATTAATTTTTGTTATTTTTTTTCTTCCGTTTTATCTGCTCAAAGGTAAATTCCATAAAGGATTTTCCCGCAGATTCGGGATATTGCCTAAGAGCCTTAATTTAGATAGGCCTATTTGGGTTCATGCTGTAAGTGTTGGCGAAGCAATCGCCGTAAGAGGTTTGGTTGAAGGCTTAAGGAAGAATTATCCGGGCAAGAAAATTGTTTTCTCAACTGTAACCGCAACCGGAAATAAAATCGCCCAGGAAATAATTAGGCAAGGCGATTTGTTGACATACCTGCCTTTGGATTTCAGTTTTATTATTAAAAGCGTTGTAGAAAGAATTAATCCTTCTGTTTTTATCGTCGCAGAAACCGAGATTTGGCCTAATCTGTTTACCTGCCTTCATAAGAAAAATATCCCGATAATTACTATTAACGGGAGGATTTCCGATAAATCTTTTAAAAAGTACCGCGCTATTAAATATTTATTAAAACCAATTTTAAATAAGATTACCCTTATCTGTGCGCAGACAAAAAACGATGCTAAGCGTTTTGCAGAGCTGGGAGCTAGGAAAGAAAAGATAATGGTTTCCGGGAATCTTAAGTTTGACGCAATTAATTCTTTGAGCCATGGGAAAAAAGATGTGGAGATAAAATTAAAATTAGGGCTTAAAGAAGATGATAAGCTATTTGTATGCGGTTCAACGCACCCGCAGGAGGAAGAGCAGATTATAGGGGTATACAAAAACTTGTTACACGATTTTCCCAACCTTAAGTTGCTTATTGCTCCCCGCCACCCTAATCGCGCAGAAGAGGTTGGTAAGCTTGTTTCAAAATCCGGCTTAAGAAGCGTTTTATTCTCTAAGGAGGTTTTTCCTGAGTGCTCCTGTGTTGCAAAACCGGTATTTATCCTTGATATCATCGGGAGATTGCTTGAATTTTATGCTCTTGCGGATATCGTTTTTGTCGGGGGGAGTTTAGTGAAAAAAGGCGGGCACAATATTTTGGAGCCGGCAATTTTTGGAAAACCAATAATCTTCGGGGCTCATATGTTTAACTTCCGCGATATCAAAGATTTATTTTTAGATAATAAAGCCGCTGTTTTAGTTAACGACCCGCAGGAATTAAATGTAATTGTTAAAAAGCTCCTTAAAGACAATGCGTTTGCTAATGAACTTGGAATTAAGGCTAAGAGTTTGGTTTTAGAAAATCAGGGTGCAACAGCGAGGACATTGGAATTAATAAAGAACGAATTATAAAAAACGGGTATAAATACTAATGGATAAATTTATGCTTGAGGCAATT
This window of the Candidatus Omnitrophota bacterium genome carries:
- the xerC gene encoding tyrosine recombinase XerC, coding for MQKHIEKFIRYLEIEKNYSKHTILNYNLDLENFKLFVGDLELEKIDYLALRRYLAVLKEKKLSSRTVGRRLSSLRSFFKFLVREAYLKTNPILALSSPKLDKHLPSFMTEEEVKGLIESAFPKDEKDELSLRDRAILETFYSTGIRISELAGLNQQDVDFISGIVKVLGKGRKERIVPIGETAIITIRKYLEKRKKQTDTLFLNKNGSRLTTRGLRDIVHKYILRAGIKQGVSPHTFRHSFATHLLNRGADLRTVQELLGHANLSTTQIYTHLTTERLKNVYDKAHPHA
- a CDS encoding 3-deoxy-D-manno-octulosonic acid transferase — encoded protein: MFIIYDLISLIFVIFFLPFYLLKGKFHKGFSRRFGILPKSLNLDRPIWVHAVSVGEAIAVRGLVEGLRKNYPGKKIVFSTVTATGNKIAQEIIRQGDLLTYLPLDFSFIIKSVVERINPSVFIVAETEIWPNLFTCLHKKNIPIITINGRISDKSFKKYRAIKYLLKPILNKITLICAQTKNDAKRFAELGARKEKIMVSGNLKFDAINSLSHGKKDVEIKLKLGLKEDDKLFVCGSTHPQEEEQIIGVYKNLLHDFPNLKLLIAPRHPNRAEEVGKLVSKSGLRSVLFSKEVFPECSCVAKPVFILDIIGRLLEFYALADIVFVGGSLVKKGGHNILEPAIFGKPIIFGAHMFNFRDIKDLFLDNKAAVLVNDPQELNVIVKKLLKDNAFANELGIKAKSLVLENQGATARTLELIKNEL